The Hornefia porci genome contains the following window.
CTGGGCGCAGGCGTCTGCGTTGCGAAGCGTTTTTTTGTCGAAGGAGCCTTTGATAAATGTGAAGAACTCTCCGTCGTACACGCCGAATTCCTTCATGGCGTGCTGATACCCCAGCCGTACCGTGCGCCGGGAGTTTTTGGGGTCGAAGACCAGGAAATCTCCCAGATCCCATTTGCTCCGGATCAGACGGACGCCCGGTACTCCTTCCGCCTGTTTCGGAAAATACCGTCCGGGCGCGTTCATGTAGACGGCGACGCAGGAGGCGGCGCCGTGTTCCTGTGCCATGGGAACCGGCAGATTGTTGGTGTATCCGCCGTCGATATATTTGCGCCCGTCGATTTCATGATACTGAACGGCAGGAAAGGCGGAAGCGGATGCGATGATGTAGTCTGCCAGACGGCCCTTCGGAATATCACCGATCCAGAAGGGACAGCCCTTCATGGACGGAATTTCAGTCGTCAGAAGTCCCATTTCGATGGGCGAACGACGCACTGCCTCCTCGTCAAGAAATTCCCGGAGAAGCTTTTGCAGTCCGGAGATTCCCGCGCCGCCCTGCTTCACAAACTCCTTCGCGAAGTCTTTTGTTGTCGCATGCGGATCCACGTCGAAGATCATCTCCGTCCCCAGGCTTTTCCACAGCTCATACATGCTGTCCGCATCTCCCTGGGCGATCATCGCCGCGTTCAGCGCACCCACGGAAACGCCGACGACCATATCGAAATGCATATCCAGCTCCGTCAGAGCCTGCCATACCCCGGCTTCATAGGCGCCCCGGGAACCGCCTCCGCCGAGAACAAGCGCCGTTTTATCCTTTTTCATTGATGTTTCTCCTCCATCCGTGCTATACTGGTAATACAAGTATACCCGATGAAGGGAGGACAGACAATGGATGAAAGACTAAAAAAGATTATTGACGCGAGCAGCAATATCGTGTTTTTCGGCGGCGCGGGAGTTTCCACGGAAAGCGGAATTCCGGATTTTCGTTCGGAAACCGGACTTTATCACGCCCGGGAGGTCTACGGACATTCACCGGAGACAATGCTGTCGCATACATTTTACCGGCAGAATCCGGAACTTTTTTTCAGGTATTATAAGGAAAATCTGATCCACACATCGGCAGAGCCTAACGATGCACACAGGGCGCTGGCGAAGCTGGAGGCGGACGGCAAGGTGAAGGCTGTCGTGACGCAGAATATCGACGGGCTGCACCAGAAGGCGGGGAGCCGGAACGTCTACGAGCTTCATGGCAGTGTGCAGCGCAATTACTGCGAGAAATGCGGGAAACCCTATCCTCTGGATTACGTTCTGGATGAGAGCAACTGCGACGGCGGCGTGCCGAAGTGCAGCTGCGGCGGCACGGTCAAACCGGATGTCGTGCTGTACGAGGAGGCGCTGAACGAGGACGTGATCAACGGCGCGGTGAACGCAATTGCAGCGGCGGATACGCTGATTATCGGCGGAACCTCTCTGGTGGTTTACCCGGCGGCCGGGCTGATTCACTATTTCCGCGGCAGTACTCTCGTCCTGATCAACAAAGACAGTACTCCGTACGATGATAAAGCGGATCTCGTCATTCATGACGCGATCGGAAAGGTGATGAAGCTGTGAATATCCTTGTGGTAAATGACGACGGAATCCGCTCTCCGGGAATCGCGCATCTGGTGAGGGCGCTGTCGGAGCGGGCGGACGTATATGTCGCCGCGCCTGCGGGGCAGCGGAGCGGAGCCAGCCAGGCCATCACCATCAGTGAAGAGATATTTGTCCGGCCCGTGGAATTCCCCTGCGCGGAGGCCGCCTATGAGGTTGTCGGGACTCCGGCGGACTGCACCAAAATCGGCCTTCAGTTCTTCGGCGAACAGGGCGTGGCGATGGATATGGTCTACTCCGGAATCAACTTCGGCAGCAACCTCGGCATGGATACTCTTTACTCCGGTACTGTGGGGGCGGCGATGGAGGGCGCCCTGACAGGAGTTCATTCCGTGGCTGTGTCTGTGGACAGTCACGAGGCCAGCCATTTTGACGTAGCCTGCGAGCTGGCGCTGGATGTGATGTCCTTTGTGCGTACAAAGACAAGCCCGGCGACGGTTCTGAACATCAATGTTCCGGACCAGCCCAGGGAAAAGATAAGAGGAATCCGCTTCACCCGGCTGGGCGGAAGATATTACCGCGATATCTTTGTGCCCTCTGAAGGCGGAGGGTACAGAATGGAGGGTGCCCCGGACGCCGCGGCGGATGACAGAAAACTGCTGGATGTGACTGCACTGGCCGAGGGCTATGCCTCTATCACCCCTCTTGCGGTGGACAATACCCGGCTGGACCTGATGACGCCCCTCGCGGAGGCGGGCTTCGGAATCCGGCGCAGAGCGGAAGCGTCTTCCGGAAGAACCCCGGAAAGCCCTTCGGAAGCGTCAGCCGGAGCCGCTGCGGAATAACGCGAAACCCGCGGAAAAGCCGGCGGAAGGAGCGGAAAAAACGCGGAGAGAACCGCTGCAGAAACGGGAGCGGACATCGAGGAGAATATGGTTGCTTTTTGTTCAGCACTGTTGTAGAATGAAAGTGACAAAGATTTAACAAAATATCGGTTGAATTGCCAAATGGCTTTTTAAATAACAAGGAGGTACACTTAATATGAAAGATGTAGTAATCGTAGGCGCTGCGAGAACAGCGATCGGAACCTTTGGCGGAACTCTGAAGGACGTTCCCGCAAGAACTCTTGGTGCCGTTGTAATTAAAGAAGCAATTAAGAGAGCAGGCATCAAGGCGGATCAGGTGGAGGAAGTCATCATGGGCGACGTGCTCCAGGGCGGCCTCGGTCAGAATGTAGCGAGACAGATGTCATTGGATGCGGGAGTTCCCAAGGAAGTACCTGCGATGACGATTAATAAGGTCTGCGGCTCCGGACTGAGAGCGGTTGAGCTGGCTGCGCAGATCATCAAGGCGGGCGACGCTGATATCATCGTTGCCGGCGGAGCCGAGAACATGTCCGCGACTGCTTACGCGCTTCCGAAGGCAAGATGGGGAGCCAGAATGTTCGACGGAAAGATGGTCGACATGATGGTCAACGACGGTCTGTGGGACGCGTTCAACAACTATCACATGGGAATGACCGCCGAGAACGTTGCGGAGCAGTGGGGTCTGACCAGAGAAGAGCTGGACGAGTTCGCTCTGAAATCTCAGCAGAAGGCTGAGGCCGCGATTAAGGGCGGCAAGTTCAAGGACGAGATCGTTCCGGTTGAAGTTCCCCAGAGAAAGGGCGATCCGATCGTCTTCGACACAGACGAGCATCCTAAGTTCGGTTCCACGATTGAGAAGATGGCCAAGCTGAAGCCGGCGTTCAAGAAGGACGGCGGAATCGTTACAGCGGCCAACGCTTCCGGAATCAACGATTCCGGCGCCGCAGTCGTCGTTATGTCTGCGGACAAGGCCAAGGAACTGGGACTGAAGCCGCTGGTCAAGATCGTAAGCTATGCTTCCGCAGGCGTCGACCCGAAGATCATGGGTGTCGGACCGGTTCCGGCTTCCAAGAAGGCTCTGGAGAAGGCCGGCCTGTCCATCGCAGATATGGATCTGTACGAGGCAAACGAGGCGTTTGCGGCGCAGTCCGTTGCGGTAGGCAAGGAGCTGGGCTTCGATCCTGAGAAGCTGAATGTAAACGGCGGCGCAATCGCGCTCGGCCACCCGATCGGAGCTTCCGGCTGCAGAATTCTGATCACTCTGATCTATGAGATGCTGAGAAGAGACGATGCGAACAAAGGACTGGCGACGCTCTGCATCGGCGGCGGTATGGGAACCGCAGTCGTTGTTGAGAAGTGCTGACCCGGATCATACTGATCGCGCGGCGGAGTCCGCGCAGTTGTATCCGTAAGCCTTTGTTGTCACAAAGAACTTAAAATCCCTGCCCGCGCTGCCGGGCAGGACACAGCCCTGCTGACGCGGGGCTTTTTTATGCGGCCGTTCATCGACATTCACCGGAAACTGTGGTAAAATGAGGCAGGGAGCAAAAGGTGAGGAGAAGAATATGACCGGAAAAAAGCTGACGTTGATTATTGTGTTGCTGTTTGCTCTGACGATTGCGGTCGGAACGCTGGGGGGATACAGGTTCTGGCAGGACAGTCAGAGAGAGCCTGTGATTACCCTCGCGCCGGGAAACGCGGATGCCGGCGCTGTCCGTCTGCGGTACGGCGACCGTTACAGGGAGCCGGGATATACCGCCAGAGCAGGTGACGGCAGGGATATCACCGACAGGGTGAAGACACAGATACCGGATATGACGCGTGTCGGGAACTATACCGTCCGTTACACTGTGACGGACAGCGCGGGACGCGAGGTTTCGGCTGTCCGGCAGGTCACAGTGACGTGGCCTGCTCAGACAAAGGCCGGACGGAAACGGGGGCTTGCGGTGCTGATGTATCATGATGTATATGATCCGAAGCGTCCACCGGCAGACCTGAACGCGAATATGATTTCAACCGCAACATTGGAGGGCGAACTGAAGTATCTCGTGGCGTCGGGGTACTACTTTCCTGCCTGGAGCGAGGTGCGGGAGTATCTTGACGGAAAAATCGACCTGCCGGCGAAGAGTGTGGTGCTGACCTTTGACGACGGGACGAAGGGCTTTATTCATCATGCGGCTCCTCTGCTGGAACGCTACAGCGTGCGGGCGACATCCTTTGTGATATGCTCCAAAAACGGCGCGGCTATGGTGAAGAAAAACTACCGGCACATCGATCTGGAATCTCATTCCTACAACATGCACCGGCCGGGCGGGAAAATTGGTCACGGAGGCGTCATGACCGCGCTGAGCGATCAGGAGAGGGTGGCGGATCTGAAGAGGTCTCAGGAGATCCTGGGCAACCGGAACGCGTTCGCCTATCCCTTCGGAGATTATAACGACGGGTGCAGAAAATCGGTGAAGGAGGCGGGCTTCAGAGTTGCGTTCACAACCGCTTACGGAAAAATCCATCCCGGCGACGATCCGTATCTGCTGAGCCGGGTCAGAGTGAACGGAAATATTTCCCTGGAGACATTCAAAAAAATGATATAAAAATGACTGTGATTTTAAACAATATGACAGTCAAAAGAATAAAACTGTGATAAAATGACAGGAGAACAAAGTACGGTATTCGGTTAGGAGGCGAGAGTCATGGAAGAAAACAACAGAACTGAAATCAGCGGCAGCGCGCTGCTTGCGGGCGCGATTGCGCTGGAGGCTGTAGCGGTTGCGGCGGCGTACCGGACACGCGCGCTGGACCGGGTCAAGTACCGGTTGAAGAGGACCGTCGAGGCGACGAATCTGAACGCCTTTGAGAAGTCGGATCAGGGACGGATCCGCAAGCTGGTCCGCAAATACATCCGCAGAATTGATAAGGCGAGAACAAAAGAAGGTGCGATGGCGGCCAAGAAAGCGTTTGATGAAGCTGTCGCGGAGATCGGGACGTCGGCGAGGAAACTGGCGGACGAAAAACTGGAGGCTCTGGGCGACGTATACGGATACGCGATGGACAAATATGCGTATCCCGGAGGCGAGAAGGTGAAAAACGCCGCAGGAAAATATGTGGACAAAATCAGGGACGCCGCGACCAGGGAAAATGTCCGGGAGCTCAGAGACGAATTCCTGTCGCTGGCAGGCCGTGCGCTGAAAAAGAACTGAGAGAATGAAAAACGCCGCGGATTTTCGGATCCCCGGCGTTTATTTTCAGACGGCTTCGGACGGAAACGCACTCCGCAGGCCCGCGACTATACTGCCGGTACGTCTTTTTCTGCCAGTATTTCGCCGTCAATGGAAATCGTGGTTACGCGGAGGGGGACGGATTTACCGCTGTCCTGAAGTGCCTTGTTCACCGCGACTTCCAGTCCGCCGCAGCACGGAACCTCCATGCGGAGGACCGTCACGCTCCGGATGTCATTAGAGCGCAGTATTTCGCCCAGTTTCCAGGAGTAGTCTGTGCCGTCCAGCTTCGGGCAGCCGATTAAGGTGACGCGGTTCCGAAGAAAACGCGTGTGGAACCCGGAATACGCATAGGCGGTGCAGTCTGCGGCGATGAGTAGATCTGCCCCGTCGAAGTACGGAGCCCGGGACGGAGCCAGACGAATCTGCACCGGCCAGTTGGAGAGCCTGATCGGCGCGCCGGAACCGGAAGCCGGAGCAGCGCCGGTGCCCGGAGAACCTGCCTCTGAGGAGTTCTTTTTGTTTATTGCGACCGCTTCCGCGTCATAGGCAGCCGCCTCTCGTTTCACAAAGGTGATCGCGCCTTCAGGGCAGGCGGGAAGACAATCTCCCAGACCGTCGCAGTAATCGTCCCGAAGAAGCTTCGCCTTTCCGTCCACGATGCCGATGGCTCCTTCATGACACGCCGCGGCACAGATCCCGCACCCGTTACATTTGTTCTCATCAATATGGATAATCGTTCGTTTCATGCTCCTGCTTCCTTTCACTTTGATAACTCTACTATAACAAAAGAAGAGGCGAAACAGTGTTGCAAATGTTACAAAAAAAATTTTTTCAGCTTTTTTCGGTGAGAAGAGCCTGCGAAAAAATGCTCTGAAACGTCGGGGTCTCCCGATTTTTTGCATCTTTAGAGGGTTTGGATTTGCCATATCATGAGATTTATTGTATAATAATGTGAAATATAGTCAGAAGGAAGGGACAATACATGCTAGAT
Protein-coding sequences here:
- a CDS encoding patatin-like phospholipase family protein, which gives rise to MKKDKTALVLGGGGSRGAYEAGVWQALTELDMHFDMVVGVSVGALNAAMIAQGDADSMYELWKSLGTEMIFDVDPHATTKDFAKEFVKQGGAGISGLQKLLREFLDEEAVRRSPIEMGLLTTEIPSMKGCPFWIGDIPKGRLADYIIASASAFPAVQYHEIDGRKYIDGGYTNNLPVPMAQEHGAASCVAVYMNAPGRYFPKQAEGVPGVRLIRSKWDLGDFLVFDPKNSRRTVRLGYQHAMKEFGVYDGEFFTFIKGSFDKKTLRNADACAQIFALDPLVLYGREHFLDRLADAVAAARADVDIAVRTDHILSLNTLRNLDPAGARDILRDVADAANRRTLTLTIADYLKSHPGDSLLRHRHIARLLHRELAGAKFLIQAGLA
- a CDS encoding NAD-dependent protein deacylase; the encoded protein is MDERLKKIIDASSNIVFFGGAGVSTESGIPDFRSETGLYHAREVYGHSPETMLSHTFYRQNPELFFRYYKENLIHTSAEPNDAHRALAKLEADGKVKAVVTQNIDGLHQKAGSRNVYELHGSVQRNYCEKCGKPYPLDYVLDESNCDGGVPKCSCGGTVKPDVVLYEEALNEDVINGAVNAIAAADTLIIGGTSLVVYPAAGLIHYFRGSTLVLINKDSTPYDDKADLVIHDAIGKVMKL
- the surE gene encoding 5'/3'-nucleotidase SurE, translating into MNILVVNDDGIRSPGIAHLVRALSERADVYVAAPAGQRSGASQAITISEEIFVRPVEFPCAEAAYEVVGTPADCTKIGLQFFGEQGVAMDMVYSGINFGSNLGMDTLYSGTVGAAMEGALTGVHSVAVSVDSHEASHFDVACELALDVMSFVRTKTSPATVLNINVPDQPREKIRGIRFTRLGGRYYRDIFVPSEGGGYRMEGAPDAAADDRKLLDVTALAEGYASITPLAVDNTRLDLMTPLAEAGFGIRRRAEASSGRTPESPSEASAGAAAE
- a CDS encoding acetyl-CoA C-acetyltransferase, whose translation is MKDVVIVGAARTAIGTFGGTLKDVPARTLGAVVIKEAIKRAGIKADQVEEVIMGDVLQGGLGQNVARQMSLDAGVPKEVPAMTINKVCGSGLRAVELAAQIIKAGDADIIVAGGAENMSATAYALPKARWGARMFDGKMVDMMVNDGLWDAFNNYHMGMTAENVAEQWGLTREELDEFALKSQQKAEAAIKGGKFKDEIVPVEVPQRKGDPIVFDTDEHPKFGSTIEKMAKLKPAFKKDGGIVTAANASGINDSGAAVVVMSADKAKELGLKPLVKIVSYASAGVDPKIMGVGPVPASKKALEKAGLSIADMDLYEANEAFAAQSVAVGKELGFDPEKLNVNGGAIALGHPIGASGCRILITLIYEMLRRDDANKGLATLCIGGGMGTAVVVEKC
- a CDS encoding polysaccharide deacetylase family protein, encoding MTGKKLTLIIVLLFALTIAVGTLGGYRFWQDSQREPVITLAPGNADAGAVRLRYGDRYREPGYTARAGDGRDITDRVKTQIPDMTRVGNYTVRYTVTDSAGREVSAVRQVTVTWPAQTKAGRKRGLAVLMYHDVYDPKRPPADLNANMISTATLEGELKYLVASGYYFPAWSEVREYLDGKIDLPAKSVVLTFDDGTKGFIHHAAPLLERYSVRATSFVICSKNGAAMVKKNYRHIDLESHSYNMHRPGGKIGHGGVMTALSDQERVADLKRSQEILGNRNAFAYPFGDYNDGCRKSVKEAGFRVAFTTAYGKIHPGDDPYLLSRVRVNGNISLETFKKMI
- a CDS encoding albumin-binding GA domain-containing protein, with amino-acid sequence MEENNRTEISGSALLAGAIALEAVAVAAAYRTRALDRVKYRLKRTVEATNLNAFEKSDQGRIRKLVRKYIRRIDKARTKEGAMAAKKAFDEAVAEIGTSARKLADEKLEALGDVYGYAMDKYAYPGGEKVKNAAGKYVDKIRDAATRENVRELRDEFLSLAGRALKKN
- a CDS encoding ATP-binding protein, coding for MKRTIIHIDENKCNGCGICAAACHEGAIGIVDGKAKLLRDDYCDGLGDCLPACPEGAITFVKREAAAYDAEAVAINKKNSSEAGSPGTGAAPASGSGAPIRLSNWPVQIRLAPSRAPYFDGADLLIAADCTAYAYSGFHTRFLRNRVTLIGCPKLDGTDYSWKLGEILRSNDIRSVTVLRMEVPCCGGLEVAVNKALQDSGKSVPLRVTTISIDGEILAEKDVPAV